A stretch of DNA from Ranitomeya variabilis isolate aRanVar5 chromosome 1, aRanVar5.hap1, whole genome shotgun sequence:
tcccgcccccaccacattaccacacataatcccgcccccaccacattaccacacataatcccccccccaccacattatgacacacaatcccgtccccacacattaaattgtacctggtagaagttaaggaaagatctttgaaaatgacgaaaatgactgtacatttaattgtgtttacagagaaagttttacttaatttatgtttcgttacgaaatttgtttagatgctggaatgaataaaaaacgcacatcttactgaatccagtttgtttttgattttacactgtgaataagatgtattattagtattattcagatttttaatgattattattgttattaacttcattttaagttaaattaccacctgcgcaagcgctattgaatgttgtcattatttactttaatcaccagcagcgttaattagatagcaatgagcatgccgagcgttagctggctggaaacagctagtatgtatatatatatatgtgatatatatgtatgtatttatatatatatatatatatatatatatatatatatatatatatatatatatatatatatatatatatatatatatatatatatatatacacacacatacatacatatatattcagAGACACGGCCCATAAGACGGTCCATGTCATAACTAAGCCAGGCCCCTTTATGGTCATACATAATGTACTGTATAGTCAGCCAGCTTTCTTGTTAtgccaaaaaaaaaatttatttttttttttaaaggaaattttGGAGCAGAAATTCATCAGTTAGTCTCTAAAGCTCAAAACTCATCAAAAATGTGGGAGTTTTGTTCTGGAGTATCACTCCATGCACACAAAGCCTTAGACTGAGTTCTCTGCTGGATAATTAGCAAATTGTGGAGGAATTTGACAAAATATTTTGAGGATATTACGGGTGCCATCCCCCTCCCCCAGTACCTTGGCCACACATCTGTTCAGTTCTTCTCCCAGAGCTTCCTTCTCTTTCAGCAGTTTTTCGGTTTTCTTTGTCAGGAGCGAGATCTCATTTCTCAGATCACTGACCTTGGAGTTTTTGGAAAGCTGTGGAAAAACAATAATTAATGTCAGTTTAGTAACTCCCAGACACCAGCACTCATCTCACACAATGACACCTCCTACAGTAACATCATAGGGTACGTTCtgacatttttaaaacttttttaaacaATTAAATGATTTGTAATGTCTAGTGATGTGAAGGTCGGAAGAAGTGGACAACCTGGCTTCCACATTACAGCTGCTCTACTGAGGTGCATAGTGATGTTCCTCTGTTACTCCTGTTGGAAATGTATAAATCAATCACtagggctaagttcacatttgcgtctatgtgcgcagcgtatcatctgcatacgcaaacgcatgcaaacacagcGGTTTTTATCCGCTTACATTTATTTATGATCTTACACATGACGCcacaaaaaatgctgcgtgtgcatgcgtttgtacgcgttttttgcctgtgtttgcattttttatgcgcatgcgttttatatttccaggagggcgtgtctcaatcaaTTCCTGGACAACCACAATAAGAAGTGAGAAGTAGAACGGCACTAGAGCGATGCGAGTTTCCAATAGACAAGACTGAAAATGGACAGCTGTTAATCAGGCGTCACGAACGCTAAGGGTTTTAGCTGCTCTGCATGTGAATATCAGGAATGTTCAAAATCCATTCAGAAAGAAAaaagaatatgcggcactcacccaaagATAGCAGTGGTGTTCGTGAACTTTATTGGATGTTTTGCACACAGTTTCTCCAATAAAGTTCACGAACACCACTGCTATctttgggtgagtgccgcatattctttttttctttctgaATGGATTTTGAaaattcctggacatgcgcagtccgaagtatgcaagcgcatcgaacgaatgcgtacgcaaagacatgcgtacacatgtgttcccatagatagtaatgtgcttttttaacgcactcatacaCATGTGCATGCTTGCGCATATATGATGGATTTTTGacacctccaaaaatgcaacatgttgcattcgccgaaccccgccgcacaccgcaaaacgacgcatgcgtacgcaaaagcatgcaaacgcatgtccatgcgtacaccatgttaaatatactgtatgtacccatgacgcatgcagatgtatgcggatcaaacgctgcgcacaaagacgcaaatgtgaaaccagcctaacacaaaGATGAAGAGTGTTGACTGTGCACTGTGCCCATATGATAGagtcagggctggttttagacaaagtggggccatggacaaaagtttaaagtgggccccaaatgctcaaatattgcaccatcacacagaaacattttggttgtatttacatgcactgaattcgggccactaaacaagtgtgattgacaatattgaagtcgttctgcGCTCATTTCTGAGCCTCTTTACATCGACTGAGAAAAAATGATGGGGACGAAATGATAACTAGTAGGTCAATATTTCCCCATTCCGTATGGTAGAAAAATCATAAAAAGGCACTCTGGTGTAGATGAATGAGGTGCCTACGTAGGGTTCCAATCTGTACGTTTAGCGGCATGCCACTGGCTTGGGGCCTGGGAGAAGTGGATgccctaggcaaatgcctagtttgcctgccccCAACGCCGGCCCTGGATACAGCTAGCTGTGTACTGACTCAGAGAGCTGTGTAAAGACCTGGTCTGTCCTAGGGGAACCAATCACAGCATAACGTTTGATGGCACTCAGTTGAGCACTTCCGCTCTTTCCTTCAGCAATCAGTTGAGATCTCAGCACCCAGATCTGCACATGTCAAAACTTCTTACATCTCACTATGAGTTGCCCTTTGTATCTCCTCTGAAAACCTTTGACTCCCACCTGCTTTTTCTCGACTTCCTGCTTTATTCGAGTGTTCTCCTGCTCCAGAAAACGATTGTGCGTTTTGACCTCAGACAACTCTCTTTCTGCATCGGacacctgaaaaaataaaaaaaaagtaaaaacctcTAAGCGTTACCACATATACCTGAGTGCACCAAGTTCCATACAGTCCTACACACAGCAATAAGCAATACGCAGCTCCACAAACTGAGTTGTTCTCCAGAGATGTGACTGCTGGAAAACGTGGCCAATGAAGTTCTATTGAGTGCTAaggattgccattagaaaaaaacatggctgctttcctataaaaacaaaacaaaaaaacaacacaatatgcAAATCTGTATATGGGTTGTGTCTGGAATTGCCGTTCAGGTTCAGTGAGGTGGATAGGATCAAGCTGAAATACCAGACAACCTTTGGACGGGTGTGGCGCTGTTTAAAGAAGCAGGAAACCATATTTTTTCTAATTCTGCCAAATCCCTTAAACCCCTCAAAGGATGCTGGATAGTTTGGGCCTTTATAAGTTACTATGACATTCATGGTTGCACCATGTCCACCAGAGTAAGAGTTTCTATTTCCTCTGACCAACGGGGGAGGGTCTCGAGCAGGTGAAACTCTTAGAAGATCCCTGTCATGCTAAGAAATACATAAAATGCTTCTTTGAACGGACAAACCCTTTAGTTTAGCTGACGTATGTCTTATAGAGAGAGCTAGAAGAGTCAAACATGAATTAACATCAAAAGGGCCAGCATGGCACCAAGCAAATATAAAGTAGGCTTGGCAatccaaggaaacatcatgatctgTGTGGGTCTATGTGAGGGTATGGAAGACAGGGGTGCCTACTGGCATGATGTTTCTGGTGCATTTATACGGGCAGTTGACccagatcaataataaaaatatatttactttggtCCTGTAGCCTTCAATCTCTTGCTTCCACTCCTCTGGGTCTTTCTGTTTGAGAAGCAGCGTTATTTTGCAGGCCAGATTCTTAATGTCCTCCTGGTTCCTTGAATTTTTGGAGAATAACTCTTCATTTTCTGAAGCCATTTTCTCATTTTTGCGCTGGAGTTCCATGACCTAATGACATAAAATATCAATAGCCCAGAGAAGCCTGGAGAAGGTATAACAGTTCCTACAGAAACTATTTTTGGTACCATGTTCAACAAATATGCAACTGACCTCAGTTGTTAAGACATCAACTTTCTTCTCCGTAGTAAGTTTTTCTTTCTTCACAGTTTCATGCTTCACCCTAGAGAAAAAAATTTGGAGGAAAGGGATAGTTAGGAGGTCTTTGACCATTGCAATACAAGTTAATAAGGTTGCCGTCGGGACCCCAAGTGTACTGCAGCAagcaaattgacaaaaaaaaaaggttGGACATTGTTGATTTTCTTGTTGCAGTACCCTTGGGGGGGTCGCAATatgaccccattcacttaaatTGAGCAGCAATTTAGCAGCTGCACCGAACAAAACTCTGTGTCGTGGCCAAAGTTGCTGTGTAGCTAAAGCCTAAATGCCCTTCATCTATAAGTCTACACCAGCTCAATGTATCCATCATGGTCCACCAGCATCTGGAGTCAAGAATGCAGGCTTTGGAAAATATACTTACCACATATCTTCATAGTTGTCAATAAGCTCGGCAATTCTTTGGTTATGGACTTCGGCGTCTTGTTGCAATGACGTTATCTGGCTCAATAATGTTCTGTTCTCCTCCTGTAGGTTCTCATTCTCATGTCTACAAAAGGTAGAAACCATCACTTTAATATACGTTATATACTACTATACAAGTAGTGTCCTCCTTGTTGGAAATTGACATTCTGGATATAGGGCTtttgacatttttttaaatataaccATTAGTCTTTAGCTGTAGCTCAAGGAGACACCCACAAAAGCTAAAAGGCTTGACGGGGGTGATCACCATCATTGTAAAGGGGTCAGTAGAGTAGCTAAAGACAAAATCTTTGACACATTTACCCTACAAATTGGTGATTGTCTACACTTCTACTAGGACAGGTTCCCATTATTATGGATATCTAGGTCAACTAACATTACTAATAgtatcaaaatagaaaaaaaaaggacaatgcATGAAACCAAAAAAAAGCAAGCTTAGCATTACCAGATGAGGAAATCAATATtaaagcaaaaaaagtgcaaagaaATCTCTGCCGTAGTGGTGGGCTACTGGCACCTGAGTTGTCTAATATGGAGACTGGATTTCTGAAGACTCCAAGTTTACGTGACCAGCTGCCCACCACATCTCTACAGATTGGAAAGATCAAGAaaggaaaagttcatttttgtgtttAATTAGCAGCATTAGAATTAGCGCAATCAATTAGGAAGATTATAAAGCAAAGTATTTATGTAATTAGGGGTTAGGAGAGAGCTCTTCTGGAGGACTTTGTTATGCCAGATGACAGAAAAGTTAGAGGGTCTTTTTTTGTTAAATTGCTATGTTCCTCTTAAGAAATGTTAGTTctagaagcagggaaagcagccgAGAAGGAGTTTCTTCGCTTAGCCGAAATCAACAGATGGGTCGTAGGCATGTATATTACCTCAAAGGTTCAAGCCTATTCGGGATTTCATGCTCCTTGTTTGGCAGGTTAGAGTTGATTGTCTTCCGCTCATGGCTCCAAGTCAAGTGCTTCTGTCTTGGACTCATTTCTGGAAGACCTTTTGCAAACGCTCCAAGATCTAATGATGGCTCGTGGCAACATTGTTCAGTTGATACCAATCCTGGCTTACCACCATTTCTATCCAGTGTTTGACTTCTTGGAAGCTTGTCAGGACATATTGGTTGTTGTTCAGCAGAGTTGTGAACATTTTCTACTAGAGGTATTGAGAAAGTTGTACCAGATGGATAATATTCATCAGAGCAAAAAGGCGGCTCCAAATTTTCTTCCCTTTTCAGGTCAATGGCCAGTTTTTCTGTAACAGACATGGGAGTTTTCTCAATACTATACATtttctgctgcatcaattgaaccaGTAACTTTAGGTCATTGTTTTCTTTCTTGGCTTCATCATACAACTGTTCAAGCTTTAAAGAAGCTTCCGCCATTTCCTCCATGTTTAGGATTTCTTTCTGCAACCATGAAACTTCGGAGGAAAGAACTTTGTTGTTTTCAATAGCATCCATATTCTTTAGCTCCAAAACAGTCAAGCTTTCTTTCAGTTGCAAATTTTCCTTTCTAGCTACGGCCAAGAGCAGTTTAAGACCAGGAGCGGATATGGGTGCATCATCCAGCTCCGGTAGTAGAATTACTTCAAGATTAATAGCTTTTTTCACTTGGTCATACTCCAAAGATAAACCACTTAACTTTTCTTGAAGTAGAACAGCCTGTGTCTTTAGATGACCGTTTTCAGTTTTCGTATCATTATAGCTCTGTTCGAGCCTACACAACACCTTAGTGATGTCTTCAAGTTCCTTAGTTTTATTTTGAAGTTTCATATTCACATTATTTAGGGTTTCCTTACACTGGCTAAAAGACAGAAAGTCCAGAACTGTAGGATCTTCTCCTTCAGGCTCCATGAATGAATTTGCCTCTGTTTCAGCAGGCTGATTTTTCACTTTCCTCCAGTTGTATTTGCTGTCAAGCCACAAAAGTTTGTTCTGCAGCCTAGACATTTCGGATAACAATTTGACGTTTTCTTTGACTGTTTGCTCATGAACAGCTTGTAGGCTCTTGTAGACATCCATATCAACTTCAGGAACTGCCAAACATTTCTGAAGTTGCATCTTCAACTCTTCCTTTTCTTTCTCCATCATCTTCAAGTCTAATTTAGTCTTAGATAAATTTGCCATTTCTTTCTTCAATTCCTTGATTGTACCTTGCAGTCTAGTGATTTCTTTGCTCTCCTTTTCGTATTTACCACACATTTCTCTGTATAGATTTTCAGATTCTAGAAGTTTGAAGTCAACTTCATCCTTCTCAGATTTATGGATGCTTGTTAGTTTTTCTACAGTTTCTTGAAGATGTTGGGCATCTCCATGATCTAACTTTTCACCATTTTGTTTATTTGCTTCAGTTATCCGCAGCTTCTCCTGAAGATTATCAATTTCTGCCAATAGATGAATGTTCTCTTTGATGGTGTGCTGGTGCACTCTTTGCAAATTCACGAGAGCGCGCCTTTCTTCATCTAGAAGAGCAGAACCATCTTGTAGGTCAGAAACAAGTTTCTTCAACTCTTGGTTCTCTTTCTTCATTGATGTATATTCCAACTGGATTTTTGACAAAGATGTGATCTCATTCTGCAAGTCACTGATCGTGCTTTGAAGTCTAGCAATCTCTACAAGCATTTCTTGCCTCTTAGAATCGGTCTGATCACACATTTCCTTATAAAGTACCTTTGACTTGCTCAGTTTAGTATTAAGAAGATCTTTCTCGACCACATTGTTGTTTTCCACTTTTTGTATGGTTTCTTGCAAAACTAGTATACTTTTCTCTGCTTCACACAACTGATCACCTTGGTTCTTCACTTTCTCCTCCAACAGAGTCAGATATTGATCTTTTTTCTCCACCATAGCATTACAGATCTCATTCTTCAGTTTCTCTTGAAGACTGGAAATATCAGACAATAACTTAACATTCTCTTTCACAGTCTTCTCATGGACAGCTTGCAGACTCTTGTTTTGGCTTCGTTCCTCTTCGAGAAGTACCAAACTCTCCTGGAGCTGTGAAACAACAATCTTAAGGTCCAAATTTTCTTTCGCAACTGACTTATATTCTGCTTCAACTCTGGATAAAGACCCAATTTCCTCTTTCAATTCACCGATGGTTCCCTGAAGTTTTGTGATTTCCTCAAGCATTTCATGCCTTTTTTTCTCATTCCCGAGACTTAATTCTTTATAAAGAGTTTCGGATTCTAACAGTTTGAAACTAATTTCTTCAGTCTCATGTTTCTTCTTCTTCTCTAGATCTTCCAGTTCGCATTGGAGATGCTTCACGCTGGtctctgcttgaagaagttgttcaTCTCGTTCAGTCAACTCCTCCAGCAAATCATTTTCTAATTGAAGGATCTTTTTATTAAGAACCGCTTCTACTTGTTTTGAAGCAATTTTCAGATTCTCAAGATCATTTTCCAACTGAGCCTTTTCAGACTGTAAACCATTGATCAGTTTCTTGTAAGTCTTCTCAAACAGATCTTTCTGCTGCGAAAGCTCAGAACAAGCAGAATTTTTCTCTTTTTCAACTTTTTCTATTTTCTCTTTAAGTTTTTCCTGCAATACTACACTCTCTTGGATGAGCTCTTCTTTTTCGAATGCCCACTGAGATTTTTCTTTTGCATGTTGGTCATTTAGGTCTTGAAGATCAGCTTTAAACTTCTCTTTTAGAGCAACCAAGTCTCCCTCATACATTTTCACTTCTAACTCATTTTTGCTTATGAACTGAGCCTCGCTTTCTAAGAGTCTTCTATTATACTCAGTTTCCAAATTTTTCCTAAAAGATTCAATATAAAAGAGGATATAAAAATACAATTGTGTAAGACTATTTAGGTTTCTATCTTTCTGTGTGCATTCTGGACTGAGGCTTTAAAAAAAGAGatcaattttggaagcaaattaaAACTTCAGAAACATCAGAAGTTTTGATCAATGGAGATCCAGATGATGGGACCCCCACCAATTTCGGGATGAAGGGGCAGAAGCTCCTCGACCCAGAGGTGTATGAGCTAAAAGGTCTTCTAGAAGTCTGTACATTGCTCTACTTCACTTTCTGACAACTGCTGAAAAGAAGTCAGAGCATCGTGGCGACATTTCACAGTTGAGCATTTTTGTCTTTTTGCTCAAACCTTAGAGGGTATCTTTTAAGAAAAACAAAGATCTTGTTTCAATCACAGGTGTAAATAGATCTTGAAAATTGAAATCTCTAAAAAGAATTGATTATTTAAAAGGATACAAATTTAATACTTAAAATAATCAACTAATAAAATGATTAAAAGGACGATtccaaaaattggaaatttggtagAAGCTGTAACATTGGCAAGCAAAAACCAGCAGAATTAAGAAAAATGACAATATGATATTAATTGTAAGgaagaaagaaaaaggaaaattgtAACTGTTGCATTAAAGTGGATGAAGACATGAATATTCACCTGCCCAAGAACCTCCTCTACAGGGCCAGCACTCTAAACACACCAGACATAGGTCAACCATGTATTATGGCAGTCCTGTAAAAGCCACGTGCACACAGAATAAAACATAGTCTTTACCTTTCCTCCTGGACTTCCAGATGTTGTTTTTCAAGCAATTGACTTCTTAATTCCAGTTTTTCCATATCATGTTTTTCCTGAAAACTCAAGATTTGGTCATTAAAACTCTGCTCCATTTTACTCCTCTTCTCCTCATACATGGTCACCAATTCCACCAGTTTGTTTTCAGTTTTCTTTTCCAGGTCTTCCGCTTTTTGGACCAGCTCCTCCTTCTCCTTATGATAGGTTTCCTTCGCCTCTTCTAATTGCAATTGAAGGGCGGCTTTCTGCTCCATCAGCTGAAGTTTCTGGTTACTAAATTCGGCCTCCATTTTGTCTGTTTGGTTGCGATGTTCGCATTCTGCTCTCCGCTGCTCCTCTTTCAGCCTTGAGATGTCGGCTTCTAATTCTAGGTCCCTCTTTTTATAGACTCGTGTTTGCTCTTCCGCTTTGTGAATCTCCTCGTTCAGTTTTTGTTTGAGGACATCTTGCTCCCTCTCAAACACGCACTTTGCTTCCTTCAGATTTTCTTCATAGTGCGTTACCTAAGACATCGGAAACCAAGAGGGCCTCTGTTAAGTACACTTTTTGGAGAAGACTAGTAAGCAAATGAGAAACAAGTCTTACTTTAGATTCCAGTTCCATTTTTAACTGCTCGATTTCTCTTTGGTGCTGCTCTCGCAGCTGCTCGATGGCCATCTCAGCTTCTATACtcatgtttagtggaggacaatccTCAGAACCGATACCTGCATGAAGTAGACAATTACTGGACATAACAAATACTTAAAGATCTCGTTCTGTTACAATGGACATTACCATTGGGGTACGTCCATATTATTTCAATATGGTGGCTTCAAATAGGTTGACCTGGTGCAAGTCAAAACGCAATGGGTTAAATTAATTAAACATTATAATTGTCAACCATAATCCAGGACCTAACCTAAGAAAAATAACATTCTATGACAAGTAAAATTTTACTATTGATTTAACAATTGTTTGCATGGCCAGGAGGTTGGCACAGCAGATCATGAAGATTAATCTCCACCCAGTTTAATCTTTAGTCTTCATCACATAGATTAAAAACACCCATGACAAGGAAGTCAACAGagttccaatttttccttttttaccttgGTCGTAGTCCACAGCATTTTTATTATCAATTTCATCAAATAATGAAGTCTTCAGTGATGTTCTTAAGCCCCGAATACCTTGAGCTTTATAATCTTCGAGCTCCAGCTGCAATTCATCAATACGATCCTGCAGCTCCTGGGGGAGATGAATGATGGGTCAGGATGAGTATTTGTATGCTGACCTTTCCTGCGAAGCAGTAGACACTTATTGATTCATGTACTCACCCTGCGCTGCCGCTCATATTCATTCCGCACTTGCATCAACTTCTCCTCGTGACGAAAAAACTCAACGCAGCTCGGATCCAAATCcccaaactgaaaaaaaaagtaaggaatttatttttcttttcttgtgCTCATTTAAAACTAAAAACTTAAAATGATAAAACCCCGTTCTTTACAGAAAGATCTGGCCCCGCCTTAATGTGTCAGTCTCCTGACCATAAATGGGAAAACGAATGCAAAGTTCATGAAAAAACAAGCAGCTTTACAATTTACCTTTGATTAAAAATCCTATCCATTACCAAGAATGTAGGGATTTTTAACTCTATAGTTTACTGCTGGTTGCCAAGATTACCGGTCACCTCAGCAGGCCATCAGAGGTGGTTAGTTTCCAAGGAAAGAAGCGCTGGTCTGCAGCGTGTGTCTCTGCCAGCATGTGAGGTAGACAGAGGCAATGCTGTCTTTACTTGCAGTACGGTAGAGCACACAGTTCAGAAAAGCAGAGTGACCATGACACTGGTCCAGACTGTTAATTTAGGAAGAAGGCAGGAGGCACTGGATTGGTGACTTCCTGAAGACCCCAAAGGCATTTATTGCATCTCTAGTCTGCATCACTGGGATGTGCAATTATGGGGAAAATAGGAGTCCACGAAgtttccatacagtttaatggagcAGTTCCTAGCAAAACTAGCAGCAGTGTTTTCTCAACTCTTACCATTACTACCATGAACATCACTGGAGAGGGAGCGGCCACCACTGTGGTGGTAGCTGCAAATGTGTACACAAGGTCATCAGATTCCAGTACTACCAAAAAGTACAAGTCCTATCCTATGGAAAAGTCAAGACAAAGACACCAATCCACACAGCTACACAAACCTTTTCCAGCAGTATATTGTCCAGAGTCTTCTGCAGCTTAGCTGTCAGCAGCTCGCAGTCCGCCAGCTTCTCAGATGTCTCCAACAACTCATTTTCCATACGGCTGCTCTCCTATGAGACAGAGGCGGGAATCAATAGGAGAAGACCCCATTTCCCAATGTATAGTCAAATAACAAAAATCTCCCTACCTTTATGGATAAGGTAAGCCGATCCCGCAGGTAATTCTCCTCCAATTTGATCTTATCGAGCTCTTGCTCCAGGTCCAGGCGTTGCCGGTTGGTTTGCTGCAATATCTGATCCCTCTCTTTTCTCAGCTCTATTTTCAGAGCCGCCGTCCTCTCCTTGTACTCCTCGTCCAGCTTTCTAGAATATTCAGACACCAAGAAATTAGAGCAGCGCCATAATGTCTCCTTACTGTTAAGAGCTATTCTGGATGATTTCGCACAGACATTGGCAACCATCAAGTTTAGTTGCAGGACCTCCAGAGATCAGCTCATTAGTGGCTATACTCCCCGATGACGGTAGACTGCCATGAAGGCAGATATCTCACTACACATATATTGCTCCTTTTCACCTTCTTGGTGAGACCTTTCCTGTAGCTCAATCTAAAGCG
This window harbors:
- the NIN gene encoding ninein isoform X2 translates to MEQDQYEARLKELFDSFDATGTGSLGQEELTDLCHMLQLEEVAPSLQQVLLLDNPLSRIHFDQFKEALIDALSSTLSSKENCPEPDCSPEAQPKYIKDGKRYGRRSVPELQDSLEEFDEETIIEPEDEGTRSSQVSSRNCEELWRSEEGEEYEAEGQLRFWNPDDLSASQTVLSPDQDLVEEKLQLICEDLGITRDGHLNRKKLLSICEQYGFQNLDKEALEDALQNLDQDDTMSLQDFFYEVCKNTKPPTPSSSTPYRQLKRHLSLQPYDESGRRTLTPSAMTGTICFRLFSKLDDGMGYGSVEDIIDLWHEEGLENGPTILKALDFNLEGKLNLTELTMTLENELLITKNEIYQAALVSFRSEIRHLLERTDQAMREKEKLRMDLEKNEKLKSLMASEVDDHHAAIERHNEYNIRKLDEEYKERTAALKIELRKERDQILQQTNRQRLDLEQELDKIKLEENYLRDRLTLSIKESSRMENELLETSEKLADCELLTAKLQKTLDNILLEKFGDLDPSCVEFFRHEEKLMQVRNEYERQRRELQDRIDELQLELEDYKAQGIRGLRTSLKTSLFDEIDNKNAVDYDQGIGSEDCPPLNMSIEAEMAIEQLREQHQREIEQLKMELESKVTHYEENLKEAKCVFEREQDVLKQKLNEEIHKAEEQTRVYKKRDLELEADISRLKEEQRRAECEHRNQTDKMEAEFSNQKLQLMEQKAALQLQLEEAKETYHKEKEELVQKAEDLEKKTENKLVELVTMYEEKRSKMEQSFNDQILSFQEKHDMEKLELRSQLLEKQHLEVQEERKNLETEYNRRLLESEAQFISKNELEVKMYEGDLVALKEKFKADLQDLNDQHAKEKSQWAFEKEELIQESVVLQEKLKEKIEKVEKEKNSACSELSQQKDLFEKTYKKLINGLQSEKAQLENDLENLKIASKQVEAVLNKKILQLENDLLEELTERDEQLLQAETSVKHLQCELEDLEKKKKHETEEISFKLLESETLYKELSLGNEKKRHEMLEEITKLQGTIGELKEEIGSLSRVEAEYKSVAKENLDLKIVVSQLQESLVLLEEERSQNKSLQAVHEKTVKENVKLLSDISSLQEKLKNEICNAMVEKKDQYLTLLEEKVKNQGDQLCEAEKSILVLQETIQKVENNNVVEKDLLNTKLSKSKVLYKEMCDQTDSKRQEMLVEIARLQSTISDLQNEITSLSKIQLEYTSMKKENQELKKLVSDLQDGSALLDEERRALVNLQRVHQHTIKENIHLLAEIDNLQEKLRITEANKQNGEKLDHGDAQHLQETVEKLTSIHKSEKDEVDFKLLESENLYREMCGKYEKESKEITRLQGTIKELKKEMANLSKTKLDLKMMEKEKEELKMQLQKCLAVPEVDMDVYKSLQAVHEQTVKENVKLLSEMSRLQNKLLWLDSKYNWRKVKNQPAETEANSFMEPEGEDPTVLDFLSFSQCKETLNNVNMKLQNKTKELEDITKVLCRLEQSYNDTKTENGHLKTQAVLLQEKLSGLSLEYDQVKKAINLEVILLPELDDAPISAPGLKLLLAVARKENLQLKESLTVLELKNMDAIENNKVLSSEVSWLQKEILNMEEMAEASLKLEQLYDEAKKENNDLKLLVQLMQQKMYSIEKTPMSVTEKLAIDLKREENLEPPFCSDEYYPSGTTFSIPLVENVHNSAEQQPICPDKLPRSQTLDRNGGKPGLVSTEQCCHEPSLDLGAFAKGLPEMSPRQKHLTWSHERKTINSNLPNKEHEIPNRLEPLRHENENLQEENRTLLSQITSLQQDAEVHNQRIAELIDNYEDMWVKHETVKKEKLTTEKKVDVLTTEVMELQRKNEKMASENEELFSKNSRNQEDIKNLACKITLLLKQKDPEEWKQEIEGYRTKVSDAERELSEVKTHNRFLEQENTRIKQEVEKKQLSKNSKVSDLRNEISLLTKKTEKLLKEKEALGEELNRCVAKSSKVGLLENKLASLKQEQKMWEQQSLSLKSQVTASQEKIHSLEENLQSVSLQMACIKSDLRVAQQEKESLKQEVMSLHKQLQHANSKKQVLEMAVQSSGFQNQQKKQYWDDLERLKEQEQQLLRQENERLQRDVQNTKSDLTQSREKVRQLESSIISLKHQRQQSQSNLVKALEQEKSGLRRECEQLKKDLLAANRKISQLSALERDLETIKAQNEVLQAKQGTYDDPFMDMLHSSSSAAHSHSPLQQQACAAIPREQHLQLQVDRRSQQHQASADNRSSDNSSPQTEPELLLRKMEVRMLEVEQKLRIVKMLLQEKVNQLKEQVMRNTRADAQIKDLYVENSQLLKALEMSKQRHQTAEKKNYLLEEKISGLSKIVRDLTPTGLGGALSTQWRS